A single genomic interval of Panthera uncia isolate 11264 chromosome A1 unlocalized genomic scaffold, Puncia_PCG_1.0 HiC_scaffold_17, whole genome shotgun sequence harbors:
- the TMED9 gene encoding transmembrane emp24 domain-containing protein 9 gives MAAEQGVRVVGPRPGGGLGRVIRALVLLLCFVARGGALYFHIGETEKKCFIEEIPDETMVIGNYRTQLYDKQREEYQPATPGLGMFVEVKDPEDKVILARQYGSEGRFTFTSHTPGEHQICLHSNSTKFSLFAGGMLRVHLDIQVGEHANDYAEIAAKDKLSELQLRVRQLVEQVEQIQKEQNYQRWREERFRQTSESTNQRVLWWSILQTLILVAIGVWQMRHLKSFFEAKKLV, from the exons ATGGCTGCGGAGCAAGGCGTGAGGGTCGTCGGGCCCCGGCCCGGAGGGGGACTGGGAAGGGTGATTCGGGCCCTCGTGCTGCTTCTGTGTTTTGTGGCCCGCGGAGGCGCGCTTTACTTCCACATCGGGGAGACCGAAAAGAAGTGCTTTATTGAGGAGATCCCGGACGAGACCATGGTTATAG GAAATTACCGGACGCAGCTGTATGACAAACAGCGGGAGGAGTACCAGCCGGCCACCCCCGGGCTCGGCATGTTCGTGGAGGTGAAGGACCCAGAGGACAAG GTGATCCTGGCCCGGCAGTATGGCTCTGAAGGCAGGTTCACTTTCACCTCCCACACCCCCGGCGAACACCAGATCTGTCTTCACTCCAATTCCACCAAGTTCTCCCTTTTTGCTGGAGGCATGCTG AGAGTTCACCTGGACATCCAGGTGGGTGAACACGCCAACGACTATGCAGAAATTGCCGCCAAAGACAAGTTGAGTGAGCTGCAGCTACGAGTGAGACAGCTGGTGGAGCAAGTGGAGCAGATCCAGAAAGAGCAGAACTACCAACGG TGGCGAGAGGAGCGTTTCCGGCAGACCAGCGAGAGCACCAACCAGCGGGTGCTGTGGTGGTCCATTCTGCAGACCCTCATCCTCGTAGCCATCGGCGTCTGGCAGATGCGACACCTCAAGAGCTTCTTTGAAGCGAAGAAGCTGGTGTAG